TTTTGCTCTGTCATGGAATCTGTATGTATTTAAAACGACTGCTTCCCTATTACGCGACTCCTTTCAAGATCCAGTGCTTAATAACTTAAAAGGCTTGACCATGCGGAGAATCCACTTACAACCGTTGTAACTTTTGGTTCACTACTAGTCTCCTCAATTATGTGATATAGTAGTTAGCGAAGAAAAGAACAATAAGAAATTTTAGCTCTTAAATCAACAAGAGGCACTATCGACCACCATTTAAACCATGAAAAGATTTCATCGATCATCTAGGATAGCCATTAGCTAACTGGTCTTCGTAGAAAACCGTGTTGTAGTTCAGACATTGAGCTTgctttaatattaaaacatgGGTCATTGAGGGTTAAAAGTCTTCATCTTGATCTGTTTTTCATTATGCCATAGGTGATGAGGTTGTTCCTTATAAATATGGAGAAAGTTCCAGCCACTGCTTAAGCTCATCTGGATTTCGATATCTCTCATTCAAAACCTATGAAGGGTACAGTTACTATTTTCTTTATACAACTCATTAGTCCTTTTGGCATGCATGCCATGAGTCAtaaaaggaatcataaaatgGAATGATTGTGCAGGCTAGGACATTACACAGTGCCCAAGGAGATGGATGAGGTGTGCAATTGGCTACAGGCGAGGCTAGGACTAGAGGGGTCACGCTGATTCACTGTGACGAAATACATATGAGATTCAAATTGGGGTTAGTAAGGTGAGGGGGATACATTTACAGATGTGGGGTAGCTTAGTAGAATATGGAGTGTGAGGGATAATGGTATAGAAGAATGAGTTGTAGTCTTCAAGTTTTTGAGTTCCTGATGGTCCTACTATAATAAAAGCTTCAGGATATGTAGCTTGGCTTTCCGGCACCTAGATGACATTGTTGTTCTGGTTTATTTTACTTTCTGAATTTGTGATCATTTACTTTCCTTGTACTGTGTAATATAGTTTTCGCTATAAATATGGTTGCTTCATACAGCCTGTGTTGTATATAATTCTCTCCCCTTGCCCATTAAGCCATTATGGCATTACTCGATGTCCTGTGGATGTTTCTGTAGTGAAGTCAATTCCGAACCAAATAGAAATTTGACTAGGTTGTGCTGGATTTGTTAAAGGGCAGTGGCAATATGATGAATTGTTTGACAACAAAAGATCATTACTACTTTCACaggaaaatcaaaaataatccTTCTTCTGTTGAATATGCTCAGAAAATTATATGTACATCTTTTAATTGAGTGCTCTCGGCCCTTCTGCCTGATCATTTTCTCAGAAACTTGACGTATATCACTTGACTGTAAGTCGGATTATCAAGTTAAAAGTAATAACTGATCATTTTCTTAGAAacttaacttatatcacttGATTGTAAGTTGGGTTATCAAATtaaaagtaataaaaataaGTTTCGGTAAAGATGGACTTATAATCGTAAGTAATATCGAAGTTGAATCGAACTTGAGCATAACACTTCAACCTGTATGATTGATTGAATGTTTGAGATCGTAcaatatacaaatttaaattaacCCAATTGATTGAGTGAGAATTAATGTTTGAGATCGTAcaatatacaaatttaaattaacCCGACTCGGTATAATTGATtgagttcaaatttatgtataattgatTGAGTTTGAATTTATATCTGAGCGAGTATAATATACAAATTCAGATTAACTCAACTCAAATGTTATTAGAAGAGCTGAAGTTATCTCATCTCGAATGTTGTTAAAAGAGTTACACCAAATTGTTTACACCGGAACCCATGCCAACATTCGAGAGccgaataataataaaaattactaagAAGATGGTTCATTTTGAAAATTCAACTAACAAAAACAAATACGAATGTAAATCGACTTATAATCATAAATGGGATCAAGAGGATCAAgtcagttaaataaaatattacttggagaataaaagaattatattcGAGCACAAACAATATGTCTATCTTTTGTATATTCAAAATCAGAATTTACGATAAATCAATCAAAcccatttttaaaaagaaaaccgTTCTAAAACCACAAAAGGACAGAATGGTAAACTAACAACACATCCTTAACATCGCAACGACTCCAATGTTGTTAGGGTTTAAGAAACAAGAAGAACTAGCAGTTGATTTTAGGGtttaacaaaacaaacacatccccctttcttcttcttcttctccactAATCATGAACTTCCGGTTCCAAAATCTTCTCGGAGCTCCATACAGAGGAGGCAACGTCACTACAGTCGACAACACCCTGCTAATCTCACCTATCGGTAACCGGATCTCCGTCACAGACCTCAAAAAGTCCGAAACTATTACTCTCCCTTTTCAATCCTCTTCTAATATCACCCGCATCGCCGCCTCAAACGACGGCGTTTTCCTCCTCACTGTCGATGAGAACAACCGCTGTCTCTACATCAATCTACGCCGCCGCGCCGTTCTGCACCGCATTACTTTTAAGAAACGCGTCGGCGCCGTCAAGTTTAGCCCCGACGGAGCCCTAATTGCGGTGGCGTTGGGGAAATTGGTGCAGATTTGGCGGTCGCCGGGGTTTAAAAAGGAGTTCTTTCCGTTTGAATTGGTGAGGACTTTTGCTGATTGTAACGATAAGGTTACGTCATTGGATTGGAGTGATAATTCGGGGTATTTGCTCGCGGGGTCGAAAGATTTGGCGGTGAGGTTGTTTTGTTTGAAGAAAGTTCCAGGCTTGTCGAAGGCATTTATGTTTTTGGGACATAGGGATGCAATTTGTGGTGCTTTTTTTGGTACTGATAAGGTAGATAAGGTTCCTCGGGTTTATACGATATCGAGAGATGGTGCGATTTTTAGTTGGATATTGAATAATGTGGGTGAGGATGTTGAAATGGAGGATTCAGAACCCGTGTCTCCCGGTACACCTGATCAAAATGGTGATGGGAATGGGGATGAGAATGAGAatgtgaagaagaggaagaatgTTGAGGGTGATGTGAGCGATGGTGATGACAAGAATGGGGTTTTGTTGCATAAAGGGAAATGGGAGTTGTTGAAGAAGGATTTTTTTATGCAGGCTCCAGCAAAGTTGACAGCTTGTGATTTTCATAGTGGTCTTGATCTTGTTGTAGTGGGGTTTTCGAGTGGGGTGTTTGGTCTATATAAGATGCCTGAATTTACTTGTATTCATTTGTTGTCGATATCTCGAGAGAAGATTACGACTGCTACTTTTAATGATCTTGGGAATTGGTTGACGTTTGGGTGTGCAAAACTTGGACAATTGCTTGTATGGGATTGGAAACCAGAAAGCTACATATTGAAACAGCAAGGACATTATTTTGATGTTAACTGTCTTGCATATTCACCTGATTCCCAGCTCATGGCTACTGGTGCAGATGATAACAAAATCAAGGTGAGCAACAGATAGAATCAGTTTTACTTTGGAGATTATATTAATCAAATGCTAGTTGGTCTATATTAGTAATTCTTAACTTCCAATCAATTTATGTACTATATTCTAGTTTGCAAATCTCATAATGTCGAAACATGGGCATGCATCTCTTATCAACTATTCAGTCACCTTTTGCTTCTTATTTCTTAATGGATTTCTGGATATGGGATTATAATATGCTTTTTCACATTGCATTATAAATACATGTGTATGGCCTAAGCAAAGATAAAGCTATTGATTATGAAGTTCAGAAGTATCGCttgcacttttttttttatttggtatATATAATTTGCTTCATATATGTTTGTTTAATATGATTTAGGAGAAATTCGaattataaaaatgtatttGCTTATTATTACAGGTGTGGACTGTTTCCTCAGGGTTTTGTTTTGTGACATTCTCTGAGCACACAAATGCAGTCACAGCCCTCCATTTTATGCCAAATAACCATTGTCTCTTAAGTGCATCTTTGGATGGCACTGTCCGTGCGTGGGATCTCTTTCGCTACCGCAATTTTAGGACATTTACCACTCCCTCTTCCAAGCAGTTTGTATCTTTGGCATCCGACCAAAGTGGGGAAGTAATTTGTGCCGGAACCCTTGATTCATTTGAGGTATTTTGCTGTTTctctcagttttttttttaaaaaaaataatctgatTTCCTGTCATGTATTAATTTTATTGGATTATTTCTTTCGTGTTAGATATTTGTTTGGTCGATGAAGACAGGACGGTTGTTGGATGTACTTAGCGGCCATGAAGGTCCTGTTCATGGGTTGACATTTTCTCCCACTAACGTGAGTTGAATTTCATTTGTGTGTGTAATATGAAGATAATATATCTGCTCAACATGTTTCAGTGTTTGTAAGAATATTCCaattatattgatatatgaaaATTTGCTTAGAGAAAGAATACCGTCTTTTTCTTTACAACTCTTTCACTTCATTTATTAGTTTGGTTTCCAGTACAAGCCTGGTCATACAGTGATAGTATCGGCCATTCTTGCAATTCATATTAATTGTATAGTTGCCTGATGGTGTGTTAAAAATTATACCTGTAGGCAATTCTAGCTTCATCCTCCTGGGATAAGTCCATTCGCTTATGGGATGTTTTTCAAGGAAAAGGTGTGGTTGAGACATTTTCTCATACCCATGATGTTCTTACTGTTGTTTATCGCCCGGACGGAAAGCAATTGGCTTGCAGCACTTTAGATGGTCAAATCTATTTTTGGGACCCAATTGACGGATTGCTGATGTGTACCATCGAGGGCCGTAGAGATATAGCTGGAGGACGCTTGATGACTGACCGTACGTCAGCTGCTAACTCCACTTCCGGAAAATGCTTCACTAGCTTGTGTTATTCTGCCGATGGAAATTATATATTAGCTGGGGGAAAGAGTAAATACATTTGTATGTATGATGTGGCTGATCAGGTATGTCTTAATGCATTTAACTTCCTCTGTCAATAATTTGGCTTTATCTGCAATATGTCTCTAGATAATTGCATCTACTGACTACTTGATACAGCGATTTAGTAGTTTTGTAGAACTAAATCAGgctatttgttttatgtttccAAATCAAAAGTTTGGGAACTTCCAGATTTcagtaatattattttgatatgtgtGATTCGGATGTGGTTTATATTTAGGTCGTTTCCAAATTTCTGTGGGTGAATCACATTGAATGTAATCGTTATGTGTAGGTGTTGCTGCGAAGATTCCAAATCACCCATAATCTTTCACTAGATGGAGTTCTTGACTTCTTGAATTCAAAGAATATGACAGATGCTGGTCCACTAAATTTAATTGATGATGATAATAGTGATACAGAGGAAGGTGTTGACAACCAAACACGAGGAAATGCAAGTTACAATTTACCAGGAGCACTGCCTAACAAAGGGAGGCCTGTTATTCAAACTAAGTGCTTGAGAATTGCACCTACTGGTCGGAGCTGGGCTGCAGCAACAACAGAAGGAGTTTTGGTTTATTCAATAGATGATTCCTTCATCTTCGATCCTACCGATCTAGACATCGATGTGACACCTGAGGTACTTTGAGTTTTATTTTGCAATCATAACTGATATGATTTGAACTAGATATCATCTGATTCCTAGACATACGGTGGTTGTAGAGTTTCACCAACCACTTCTCTAAGCAATCCATATTACAATATTTAGCATCTGTCAAGTTTTAAAGACTTCATTAATTTTCATCTTACACAGGCCGTTGATACAGCTCTGAGTGAAGATCATTTTGATAGAGCTTTAATTCTCAGCTTACGTTTAAATGAAGATGCCTTGATTAAAAAGTGCATCATATCCGTCTTCCCAGCAGATATACCAGCTGTTATTTCCTCTATCCCTACGAAATATCTACAAAGGTTAATTGAGGCATTTGCGGAGCTTCTGGAAAAGTGCCCACATTTGGAATTCATTCTTCGTTGGTGTCAGGTTTGGCTTCActtgaaatttaatatatttacattaTTTGCTTTACTGAAACACTCTCTTGCAGCAGCCTTGTGATAATCTTTAATTGGTTTGTCTATTTCACAGGAGTTGTGTAAAGTTCATGGTAATTCCATTCAGCAGAATTCTAGAAATTTGCTTCCGGCTCTAAAATCATTACAGAAGGCTATTACGAGGACGCATCAAGATCTGGCAGAGACATGTTCTTCCAATGAATATTTGCTTCGATATTTGTGCTCTTCAAGTTCGTAGActcaatttattaaattttctgtATTTTACTGGTAAGCTTCTCTGATGGGATGTGAATGCTGATTTACTGTATTTATAGGCCATTAGTTTGTGATCATTGATCCTTTGGTGATTATTGGTAGTCGCTTAGAAGTTAATGCATAGCATGATTAGTACGCTCGAATCTGCCCATAATTCTGCCATAGTTTTTGACTGGTTAAGATGTGGTAAACATGAACATCACCTGCTTTTGAAGGTCAAGCCAGGCTGACTGCGACTACTCCACTATATTGTATATTGTATCTATAACTTTTGTTATCAACTTAAGTCAACAACAGAAATTAATGAGGATGATATTCCACTACCTTTTTTTAATCTTACATATACGCACTTTTCTATTTCTAATTTGTTAGTGTTTATGACTAACCAAATCAAGACGAGTTCATGAAGTCTTTTgtgatttatttttgtttgcagggatttgaaagagatgatgatTAAATGGCATTCCAGCTTATGTTGAAAGATCAATTAGCATCAGTAAAAACTAACCCTGTTTTGTTGTTGGACATGAATGAGAGCATTATGAATAGGTCTGTGTCACCTTACAACAGGGGATGGACCTAATATTTGGATAGTCTATGTTCCCAGTGTTTAAAGAATCGGGTGTGAAATTGAAGCCCCTCTTTAAAAGCATTGCTCTCTAGCAGCTGTTGGCGAGTCTGTATGGGGTCATGTCTGAATATGAGAAATCTCTCTGATTTATAAAGTTTCGTGCTAGCAATTTTTCTCCCGGATTGTAGTTCTACTTGGCTGTTTGAAAACAGATGGTCGAATGCAGGGAGAAGTGGTGTTTTGAGGGGAAGTACTGTCCAGTTCCCTGTATAATACTTGTTACTGTACTAATTAGAGTCATGAAATTTAGTACTATTGTTTTACagatattaaatcaaaatttatacacCTTTTTTGTCGTGTTATTAGTTTTTCTTGCATTCGAAGATTATTGTTACACACTGTAAAAGGAAAATACTTTAGAAGGCAGACAATACATTAGAGCCAGAGGGCACatgaaattcaaattgaatGTGAAAATGTACTCGTATGACAATTGACAGCTAGCGATTTTTCAATCATCACCAATTCAAATAtagtacaaatttcatttcacTGCACTTTAAATGAACACAGTCCAGTAGTGCAAAATTGTGTAATACAGTATTAAGTTTGCAATTATCACTCTAATGTATATTCTCTCGGTCCTTCTCCCTTAGTAGTTTACATGTGAGAGGTAGTTTACATATGAGAGGACACGGAGACTAGTACATTACATTTAATAATCTGTTTAACAGCAAACAGCAGattcaagaaatatttaaatatagaaaGTAGGAGTGATAAAAGAAATTTGATAACGTTCTTATTCCTATTTTGTAATTATACATTCAAATATTGATTGTATTTtaagataaaaatttatattttgatcttaaattatattaataactagcctttaacccgtgcaaagcacgggcgcttATATaactcgtaatttattaattataatttaaatcttaaccccattttattagtattttagtattaataatttggattttagttaaattatattaaccaactgattatatcttctgacgaaaatttagctttcacaatttattatctatctataattatttttctgatattaatatgtgatagtttattattcaattaattttaaatcaaaattttcatatttcatatatcttcatatgttacgtaatggttcgtgtttgtaatgaaatagaacacgttagagttaaatttcgagtagaatacgttataattaaaaagttagagttaaatttcgagtagaatacgttataattaaaaagtagtgtctctaattatttatatgtattttagacaaaagatattcaaaattgtatatttataattagttatacatttatctataaaatttttttaatattaatatttgttattaacagtagtttcatttttttcaccTTTAACctcgtgcaaagcacgggcgtgTATatgattcgtaatttattaattataatttaattcttaacaccattttattagtattttagtattaatgaattggattttagttaaattatattaaccaactcgttatatctcctaacggaaatttagctttcacaatttattatctatctataaatatttttctatattaatatgtgacagtttattattcaatttaaatcaaaattttcatatttcatatatcttcatatgttacataatggctcgtgtttgtaatgaaatagaatatgtaagtgttaaatttcgagtagaatatgttataattaaaaagtagcgtctttaattatttatatgtattttagacaaaagatattcaaaattgtatatatatgattagttatacgtttatttataagtaatttttaatattaatatatgttattaacagtagtttcaccttttttttaactaattataaattatatttaaaaagatattaatatacataaggagtgtttttagtatatgaaactgtttaatagatatctatttgtagacttttagttttagaggagagtaccaaaccaaaattttgtacgactacaaattatacctatgttggctttttatagtatagtatagattacaaCCAGTTTAATTTTAGTATCGACATAAACTTACCTATATGATATGCGtgttatgattatttttatattctcagCGTTTGTCTaaagttaattaaaatttgtaactTGAACGAGCATAATAATTGGaataaactaaagaaaatatataaaataattcctTAATCAAAGATTTAGGTGTTGATCGGGAGAAACTTGCAGGACCAAAACGTAATAACGCTAATTTGTAGAGACATGTTCGCAATTTGTGTGTAGGAAGTACAGAGGCCCAAACAACCCCTAAAATCCTGCTTAAACCCTatatttctttctttgtttCTACCCCCTTTGCAGCCGGAAACCACCGATTTTCCTTTTTTCCGGTCAATTTCTTGAGGTGGGTTGCTCGCTGTAATAACAATGGCGAAAGACAAGCAGCAAAAATCAGCCATCACATCTTTTACTTCCAGAGGCGACTTCCTTGCTATTCTTTACTCCCAAAGCTACATCAaagtaatctctctctctctccctccctccctctatctctccctctatctctctccctccctctccctctccccgcCCTCCCTCCTTCTCCCTCTCTCTATACACATACGTATATTTATTGTATAAACACATACTTATGTTATTCCAATCCCAATTTGAGCTGTTGGGTATTTAATTTGTTGCAAGTAGCCAATTTTGTTGAATTTGAGCTACAAGAATAATAACAATAGTGTATTGGCTTATAATGTGTTGTATCAATATAATTTTCACTTTATTGCATCatgttcaaatttttatttacatttGTTTAATTACTTGTTTTGAAGCATGTTAACAAAATGCAAGTTTGTGTGCAGTTGTAATATATGGTTGAGTCatgtaaatttatttacataCTCATGATTTTCTTAATAATGTGGCACAGGTATGGAATACACTTGATGGAAGCCTATTTGCAGAGTGGAAACCATCTGATGGAAATGATAGTTATACATTTTCGTCCATGACATGTGTTTTCACCGGGAAGAAGGTAGTCTTACACTCCGGTCAAGGCATTTTCTACCATAAATCTGCAATGTGTTTGGTGTAAATATATCTCTTATCTGATCCTTACATAGCTGTGTTTTTTTCGTACTTCTTTAGCGTAAACCAAAGAAAGGTACTTTTCTTGTGGCCCTTGGCACAGATAATGGAGATGTCCTGGTTATCGATATTGTCACCGCTGAGATGAAGTGGAAATCAAGTGCATGCCTTCCAGGGTATGATAGTAATATTCTTATAGGGTATTATATGCATTTCTGTTTGATCATACTAGAGCTTTGTAGCACTACAGGATATTATATGCATTTCTGTTTGATAAATATGTCCATGTGGATTCGTTAAACTTGAATGGAAGTTCTGATTTTGTTCCATACATCATTTGAATATGAGGTTACGTTTTGCTTTATATTGGGCATAGCTCGGGTCTTTTAATGGTGGATGTATATATGCATTTTTATGCGCAAGTGCATATTGACATTGACTTGAAAGGGATGCTACTCGCTTTAACACTTTAAAAAAGATTACTTGAATCTCTGCACAAATACCGACCCATAGATTTACAAGGGCACAATTTTTTTACCCACTTTAAAAGATTACTGGCAATCTTATTAGTTGCACTGgttattttaagattaattatgtCCCCTATCTGTTTCATAAGTAATttcagtatattttatttatcttgaatacAGTTAATAAGGATATTAAATACTTTCGTTGCAATATTAAACACTAAACTGTAAACATATATGAACTGTGTACATTGCTCCAAACTTTCACACTGGAGCTCCTTATCTTTCTTGGTTACTTTCTTTTTACTGTCTAAGTCGCAGCTACTTGTACATTGACTAATGCTGATTGTCGCTCTTTCTCTATATTCTTACAGAGGAATTGTCAGCCTCTCTTTTTCAAACGAAGGAAGCAAACTGTATGCAGTTGGTACGAAGGGGATGGTTTCTGATATGAACTCAAAAACCGGAGAACTTTTTAAGGTGTTGGAACTTTCTAAAGATTTCATCATTTCATCATCTTTTTGTGGTAAGTTATTAAGTTATTATTGTTTTAGTTTATTGTGAGTCCTTATGCATGTTCTGTTCTTATACATATTTCATTCTGCACAGACGAGAAAATAGTAACCGCTACAACTTCTGGTGTGCGAGTTTTTGGTCTGGAAGATGGGAATGAATTGGTCAAGCTCCCTGCTGATTTGGTATATTCAACTCCTTGTctgtactttttaattatatatattaatttatcaagtgatatatagtttatatatgagatgtCCCTATATCAGGGATCTGTGCGGCATATCTCTATCTCTGATGATGCCAAGGCCATCATTACATCAAATGTTGACGAAAAACACCTTCAAGTGTGGAAGTGTGGATTGAGCACAGGAACTGTTAACCCTGGCACTATTCTTTTCATGAAAAGCCATCCATTAAATGTTGAATGTAAAAAAGGTTTCTCTGCAGAAGATGGTGTAGTTGTCCTTTCAGTTTCAGTTTCAGGACCAACGTATATCTGGAATTTAAACACTTCATCCGATAATGAAGTAAAGCCTACTAAAATTTCAGTCCAAAAGACTGCAAATGAAGTAAATGGCACTCCTGGAAAATCAAGGAAGAATCGTGCTTTGATAGTTGCTGCCAGAATTCATGCTTTAAATTCAGATGGTCAGGTGACAGTCCTTGTGGCATACGGTTCTATTAATTCCCCAAAATTTAGTTTCTTGGATATACCTAGAACTGGAGAGGATGTTGTTATAACTGCTGGGGAGGACACAGTAGAATTGACAACTATTGGTGAACAAAATGGGACTCCTGAAGATAGAGGTAGGGCGGTTATGTTAGTCTCTTGCCTGATTGTACATtgaagtttaattttttttaatgctgCATATACTTTCTTGCCTAGTTTGTTCCCTCTATTTTAGTAAATGCTAGCAGTTCACATATTAAATTATCGCCTATTATACCTAGGAATGGCTTTCGCGAATTGGGGCTCAACTTAGTCATTTATAGAATTTCAAGTCTTGATTATTAGCAATAATTTAAAAGTTTCTAGCACAAAGTGTAGTTCTAATATTTGAGAAGCTTCTGCTTATTCCAAGTTATTTTAGAATTTGTAAGCCT
This genomic window from Daucus carota subsp. sativus chromosome 7, DH1 v3.0, whole genome shotgun sequence contains:
- the LOC108196921 gene encoding uncharacterized protein LOC108196921 is translated as MAKDKQQKSAITSFTSRGDFLAILYSQSYIKVWNTLDGSLFAEWKPSDGNDSYTFSSMTCVFTGKKRKPKKGTFLVALGTDNGDVLVIDIVTAEMKWKSSACLPGGIVSLSFSNEGSKLYAVGTKGMVSDMNSKTGELFKVLELSKDFIISSSFCDEKIVTATTSGVRVFGLEDGNELVKLPADLGSVRHISISDDAKAIITSNVDEKHLQVWKCGLSTGTVNPGTILFMKSHPLNVECKKGFSAEDGVVVLSVSVSGPTYIWNLNTSSDNEVKPTKISVQKTANEVNGTPGKSRKNRALIVAARIHALNSDGQVTVLVAYGSINSPKFSFLDIPRTGEDVVITAGEDTVELTTIGEQNGTPEDRGVDEIEAADGLVQKAKSSKKRAKREPETADMEALLDRGHGEPMDGVEVEYDLSEPTMGEKLVDLNLSDGNKVENREQQQSPQTKLPSADSVHLLLKQALHADDRALLLDCLHRKDEKVVANSVSLLNTSDVLKLLQSLISIVQSRGAVLACALPWLRSLILQHSSGIMSHESSLAALNSLYQLIESRVSNYNPVVQLSSSLDLLSAGTIDDDADDDDVIPPTIYEDKDESDEEEYEDAMETDEEDKIEAKTFSDFSDSD
- the LOC108192669 gene encoding periodic tryptophan protein 2; protein product: MNFRFQNLLGAPYRGGNVTTVDNTLLISPIGNRISVTDLKKSETITLPFQSSSNITRIAASNDGVFLLTVDENNRCLYINLRRRAVLHRITFKKRVGAVKFSPDGALIAVALGKLVQIWRSPGFKKEFFPFELVRTFADCNDKVTSLDWSDNSGYLLAGSKDLAVRLFCLKKVPGLSKAFMFLGHRDAICGAFFGTDKVDKVPRVYTISRDGAIFSWILNNVGEDVEMEDSEPVSPGTPDQNGDGNGDENENVKKRKNVEGDVSDGDDKNGVLLHKGKWELLKKDFFMQAPAKLTACDFHSGLDLVVVGFSSGVFGLYKMPEFTCIHLLSISREKITTATFNDLGNWLTFGCAKLGQLLVWDWKPESYILKQQGHYFDVNCLAYSPDSQLMATGADDNKIKVWTVSSGFCFVTFSEHTNAVTALHFMPNNHCLLSASLDGTVRAWDLFRYRNFRTFTTPSSKQFVSLASDQSGEVICAGTLDSFEIFVWSMKTGRLLDVLSGHEGPVHGLTFSPTNAILASSSWDKSIRLWDVFQGKGVVETFSHTHDVLTVVYRPDGKQLACSTLDGQIYFWDPIDGLLMCTIEGRRDIAGGRLMTDRTSAANSTSGKCFTSLCYSADGNYILAGGKSKYICMYDVADQVLLRRFQITHNLSLDGVLDFLNSKNMTDAGPLNLIDDDNSDTEEGVDNQTRGNASYNLPGALPNKGRPVIQTKCLRIAPTGRSWAAATTEGVLVYSIDDSFIFDPTDLDIDVTPEAVDTALSEDHFDRALILSLRLNEDALIKKCIISVFPADIPAVISSIPTKYLQRLIEAFAELLEKCPHLEFILRWCQELCKVHGNSIQQNSRNLLPALKSLQKAITRTHQDLAETCSSNEYLLRYLCSSSS